One window of Candidatus Tokpelaia hoelldoblerii genomic DNA carries:
- the bamD gene encoding Outer membrane protein assembly factor BamD (precursor) (bhsal12850) yields MLGIFQQSKTGMARKLVIAGMVVSAGLLAGCAKKNKDADLNAYVESIDPPDVLYNQALANLEAGRLAEASKKFTALDKQHPYTEWARKALVMGAFTNYRLAKYDEAVSMAKRYISLYPTSKEAAYAYYIVGLSYYRQIPDVTRDQKDTRRAMEAMQELVDRYPRSEYVADAKAKIRLAREQLAGKEMQIGRFYLERKQYLAAIRRFRVVVEDYSNTNQVEEALYRLVEGNYAIGLNPEAQTAAAVLGRNYPQSRWYKDAYKLLQKGGLEPQEHKGGWLSKMFGKKKK; encoded by the coding sequence ATGCTTGGTATTTTTCAGCAATCAAAAACCGGAATGGCGCGGAAGCTTGTTATTGCTGGCATGGTTGTCAGTGCAGGCCTGCTGGCGGGATGCGCCAAAAAAAACAAGGATGCGGATCTGAATGCCTATGTCGAATCCATTGATCCGCCGGATGTGCTTTACAATCAGGCTCTGGCCAATCTTGAAGCCGGGCGGCTGGCGGAGGCAAGCAAGAAATTTACGGCCCTTGACAAGCAGCACCCTTATACCGAATGGGCGCGTAAAGCGCTGGTGATGGGCGCGTTCACCAATTATCGTCTGGCCAAATATGATGAAGCGGTTTCCATGGCGAAACGCTATATCAGCCTCTATCCGACTTCGAAAGAAGCGGCTTATGCCTATTATATCGTTGGCCTGTCCTATTACCGGCAGATTCCCGATGTCACGCGCGATCAGAAAGATACCCGCCGCGCCATGGAGGCGATGCAGGAACTGGTTGACCGTTATCCCCGATCTGAATATGTCGCCGATGCCAAGGCCAAAATCCGTCTGGCGCGCGAGCAGCTTGCCGGCAAGGAGATGCAGATCGGCCGTTTTTATCTGGAGCGCAAGCAATATCTTGCCGCTATCCGCCGTTTCCGCGTTGTGGTTGAAGATTATTCCAACACCAATCAGGTTGAGGAAGCGCTCTATCGTCTGGTTGAGGGCAATTACGCCATTGGGCTGAACCCTGAAGCACAGACAGCCGCCGCTGTGCTGGGGCGCAATTATCCGCAAAGCCGCTGGTACAAGGATGCCTACAAGCTGTTGCAGAAGGGTGGCCTGGAACCGCAGGAGCACAAGGGCGGCTGGCTTTCCAAAATGTTTGGCAAAAAGAAAAAATAG